The Allocatelliglobosispora scoriae genome contains a region encoding:
- a CDS encoding ComF family protein has protein sequence MVLAALADLVLPTGCAGCGAQGTPRRRGVCAACAAAIGALTPHAVRPTPAPPGLPPCAALGPYGGELRELVLSYKDRGRHGLARPLGTLLAGVVLAVADTPVLLVPVPDTAKAARERHGDHMARLARQAARTLSTAGHPAEVAYPLIARPKADSAHLNAAERAAAAAHAFATRRGRVESLRRKAAGRAVVILDDVVTTGVTLAAVTEHLQAAGVRPNACATLAATVRRSPGQGEFPSV, from the coding sequence ATGGTGCTCGCCGCCCTCGCCGACCTGGTCCTGCCGACGGGTTGCGCGGGCTGCGGTGCCCAGGGCACGCCGCGCCGCCGGGGAGTCTGCGCCGCCTGTGCCGCCGCGATCGGTGCGCTGACCCCGCACGCGGTGCGCCCCACGCCCGCTCCGCCGGGCCTGCCGCCGTGCGCCGCACTCGGGCCCTACGGCGGTGAGCTGCGGGAACTCGTGCTTTCCTACAAGGACCGCGGTCGGCACGGCCTCGCCCGGCCGCTCGGCACGCTGCTCGCCGGAGTGGTGCTCGCGGTCGCCGACACGCCGGTGCTGCTCGTCCCGGTGCCGGACACGGCGAAGGCGGCGCGCGAACGGCACGGCGATCACATGGCGAGGCTCGCCCGGCAGGCCGCCCGGACGCTCAGCACGGCCGGTCACCCGGCCGAGGTCGCCTACCCCTTGATCGCCCGGCCCAAGGCCGACTCCGCGCATCTCAACGCGGCGGAGCGTGCCGCCGCGGCGGCCCACGCCTTCGCGACACGCCGGGGGCGGGTCGAATCGCTGCGTCGCAAGGCCGCCGGGCGCGCGGTGGTCATCCTCGACGACGTGGTCACGACAGGCGTGACCCTCGCCGCTGTCACAGAACATTTACAGGCAGCGGGGGTACGCCCCAACGCATGCGCGACGCTCGCCGCCACCGTTCGAAGATCACCAGGTCAGGGCGAATTTCCTTCGGTTTAG
- a CDS encoding LpqB family beta-propeller domain-containing protein produces the protein MNRRQLMRMAVLAGMSGGLAACGIDNDGGVVIDGPGPSGGSGVGGGLPVVPKLRRDAVSAAQLIQYFLAAPAGIEDEKAMLARVRAFLAPAAKDWSPRNNSINVVRAVAGELKPDSSSNKWSQQITILPIGVLLPGGMLAPPTRPGSRKITLRVSAAVDESVGGFYIITDEAGDEEPLDEILLSEAALGQFYQPRSLYYWNTENTALVPDLRYISRAYDDARRRDAMVKLLVEDGPAPWVAPAVLRFPQNSTKIGNVVQKEGNLIVNLSSGTTAIRDTNKVGSQLRWTLHRELASGALDVALQIESEPRATVRDYLSDNRAWRSPNAPDRGLFAIVESQLVSLDSHQVSSLMSVLTPKESKETDPKLLIESAAITADGQTVAAVRRDAEGQRYLVIGSESDPKADPLQYSLTAGASVSRPVWLGGESVLLVVGGELMQFSRAGGKQGAGESVSGQPNGKRITSVAVAPDGRRLALLVNGRVYMVAIQGMKKPIELASEGRYLPLELPLESPSHVTAVAFGAEDRLILGWTGDLGRPYIGECNVFGGDFRMILEEVGPSGIRVLSLSASPISPTDPLSLVAVYSTVKGSFRITPNEQLSFKGQLPQVAPSGSPSASTSATPKAPIVSSPFFTS, from the coding sequence GTGAACCGGCGGCAGCTGATGCGGATGGCGGTCCTGGCCGGGATGAGCGGGGGCCTCGCGGCCTGCGGCATCGACAACGACGGCGGCGTGGTCATCGACGGACCGGGCCCATCCGGCGGGTCCGGGGTCGGCGGCGGATTGCCGGTCGTCCCGAAGCTGCGCCGGGATGCGGTGTCGGCGGCCCAGCTCATCCAGTATTTCCTGGCCGCCCCCGCCGGCATCGAAGACGAGAAGGCGATGCTCGCGCGGGTGCGGGCCTTCCTGGCGCCGGCCGCCAAGGACTGGTCGCCCCGCAACAACAGCATCAACGTGGTGCGTGCGGTTGCTGGCGAGCTCAAACCCGACAGTTCCAGTAACAAGTGGTCGCAGCAGATAACCATCCTCCCCATCGGCGTTCTGTTACCCGGGGGCATGCTCGCGCCGCCGACGAGGCCCGGATCCCGGAAGATCACCCTCCGGGTCTCCGCAGCCGTGGACGAGTCGGTGGGCGGCTTCTACATCATCACCGACGAGGCAGGCGACGAGGAGCCGCTGGACGAGATCCTGCTCAGCGAGGCCGCGCTCGGCCAGTTCTACCAACCGCGCAGCCTCTACTACTGGAACACCGAGAACACCGCTCTCGTCCCGGATCTGCGCTACATCAGCCGCGCCTACGACGATGCGCGGCGCCGGGACGCGATGGTGAAGCTCCTGGTGGAGGACGGTCCGGCTCCGTGGGTGGCGCCGGCGGTGCTGCGGTTCCCGCAGAACTCCACCAAGATCGGCAATGTCGTGCAGAAGGAGGGCAACCTCATCGTCAACCTGAGCTCCGGCACCACCGCGATCCGCGACACCAACAAGGTGGGTTCGCAGCTCCGCTGGACGCTGCACCGCGAGCTCGCCTCGGGTGCTCTCGACGTCGCCCTGCAGATCGAGAGCGAGCCGCGGGCCACGGTGCGCGATTACCTCTCCGACAATCGGGCGTGGCGGTCACCCAACGCCCCCGACCGAGGGCTCTTCGCCATCGTGGAGTCGCAGCTCGTGAGCCTCGACTCGCACCAGGTCTCGTCGCTGATGTCGGTGCTGACGCCGAAGGAGTCCAAGGAGACCGATCCGAAGCTTCTGATCGAGTCTGCGGCGATCACCGCCGACGGGCAGACCGTCGCGGCGGTCCGGCGCGACGCCGAGGGGCAGCGCTACCTCGTCATCGGCTCCGAGAGCGACCCCAAGGCCGATCCGCTGCAGTATTCGCTCACGGCGGGTGCCTCCGTTTCGCGGCCGGTCTGGCTCGGCGGTGAGAGCGTCCTGCTCGTCGTCGGTGGCGAGCTGATGCAGTTTTCGCGTGCCGGAGGGAAGCAGGGCGCGGGGGAGAGCGTCTCCGGTCAGCCCAACGGTAAAAGGATCACCTCCGTCGCGGTCGCGCCCGATGGCCGGCGGCTCGCCCTGCTCGTCAACGGCCGCGTCTACATGGTGGCGATCCAGGGGATGAAGAAGCCGATCGAACTCGCGTCCGAGGGCCGTTACCTGCCCCTCGAGCTGCCCCTCGAGAGCCCTTCCCATGTCACCGCCGTCGCCTTCGGCGCGGAGGACCGCCTGATCCTCGGCTGGACCGGAGATCTCGGCCGGCCCTATATCGGCGAGTGCAACGTCTTCGGCGGGGACTTCCGGATGATCCTCGAAGAAGTGGGCCCGTCCGGCATCCGGGTGCTCTCCCTCTCGGCCTCCCCGATCTCGCCGACCGACCCGCTATCGCTGGTCGCCGTCTACAGCACGGTCAAGGGCTCATTCCGGATCACCCCCAATGAGCAGCTGTCCTTCAAGGGCCAGCTGCCGCAGGTCGCCCCCAGCGGCTCGCCGAGCGCGAGCACGAGCGCGACCCCGAAGGCACCGATCGTGTCGAGCCCCTTCTTCACGAGCTGA
- the mtrB gene encoding MtrAB system histidine kinase MtrB, producing MTQTPATPSSPESDETAAAAVPPVDAHAPDGSLSHLGRRAGVAVGELGRRARRGTIQAVKRVVAASGPLGSRIAPALTVAHRSWRRSLQIRMITITVITSGVLVGGFSFLIAERSTTALVAGTTSSVKAQLESGAGYAQDQLNNYSRWGDPGVNQTVDDILGRLRVTPEQGGGVVVAMMVAQDPMAGIFKSTAAVDVNSGNAISTELREAVTAGQLAHEIVSADITPDDNDHSLTTYLVFGRGVETRWGPDEAKVQIYYLVPLTTQERIADTFRTTIAAFAVLLVLVLTLVVSLVIRLVVNPVRIAARTAQRLSAGLLDQRMEVNGEDDLALLATAFNQMAANLQRQIVRLEEMSRLQRRFTSDVSHELRTPLTTVRMAADLIYGERDELDPALARSAELLQHELDRFESLLTDLLEISRFDAGFAMLDLEPTDLVPIVARVVDRLGSVAARAGIQVEIVTPEPPVIAEIDPRRVERVLRNLVGNAVEHGEGRPVVVTLGASEGAVAITVRDLGVGLKPGEEKLVFNRFWRADPSRARQTGGTGLGLSIAAEDAKLHGGWLEAWGKPGEGAQFRLTLPVRAGDRIREAPLPLAPQPALPAQREESEHAEPEAVTA from the coding sequence ATGACCCAGACCCCCGCCACCCCCAGCTCACCGGAGAGCGACGAGACCGCTGCGGCGGCTGTCCCTCCGGTCGATGCGCACGCTCCCGACGGCTCGCTGAGCCACCTGGGGCGGCGAGCCGGTGTCGCCGTCGGCGAGCTGGGCCGCCGCGCCAGGCGGGGCACGATTCAGGCGGTCAAGCGGGTGGTGGCGGCGTCCGGCCCGCTCGGCAGCCGGATCGCGCCGGCGCTCACCGTCGCGCACCGCTCCTGGCGCCGCTCGCTGCAGATTCGGATGATCACCATTACCGTGATCACCTCGGGCGTGCTCGTCGGCGGCTTCAGCTTCCTCATCGCCGAGCGTTCCACCACCGCGCTCGTCGCGGGCACCACCAGCAGCGTCAAGGCACAGCTCGAAAGCGGAGCGGGCTATGCGCAGGACCAGCTCAACAACTACAGCCGCTGGGGCGATCCAGGGGTGAACCAGACCGTCGACGACATCCTCGGCCGGCTCCGGGTCACTCCCGAGCAGGGCGGCGGCGTGGTCGTGGCGATGATGGTCGCCCAGGACCCGATGGCCGGCATCTTCAAGTCGACGGCCGCGGTCGACGTCAACAGCGGCAACGCGATCTCCACCGAGCTGCGCGAGGCCGTCACGGCCGGGCAGCTCGCCCACGAGATCGTCTCCGCGGACATCACCCCCGACGACAACGATCACTCGCTCACCACCTATCTCGTCTTCGGGCGGGGCGTCGAGACCCGCTGGGGTCCCGACGAGGCGAAGGTCCAGATCTACTACCTGGTGCCGCTGACGACCCAGGAGCGGATCGCCGACACGTTCCGCACCACGATCGCCGCCTTCGCCGTGCTGCTGGTGCTGGTCCTGACCCTCGTCGTCTCGCTCGTGATCCGGCTGGTCGTCAATCCCGTTCGGATCGCCGCCCGCACCGCCCAGCGCCTCTCCGCCGGCCTGCTCGACCAGCGGATGGAGGTGAACGGTGAGGACGATCTCGCGTTGCTCGCCACGGCCTTCAACCAGATGGCCGCCAACCTCCAGCGGCAGATCGTGCGGCTGGAGGAGATGTCCCGCCTGCAGCGGCGGTTCACCTCGGACGTGTCGCACGAGCTGCGGACGCCGCTCACCACCGTCCGGATGGCCGCCGACCTGATCTACGGCGAGCGCGACGAGCTCGATCCCGCCCTCGCCAGAAGCGCCGAGCTGCTCCAGCACGAGCTGGACCGCTTCGAGAGCCTCCTCACCGATCTGCTGGAGATCAGCCGCTTCGATGCGGGCTTCGCCATGCTCGACCTGGAGCCCACCGACCTCGTTCCGATCGTCGCCCGGGTCGTCGACCGGTTGGGTTCCGTCGCCGCCCGCGCCGGGATCCAGGTCGAGATCGTCACTCCCGAGCCCCCGGTGATCGCCGAGATCGACCCGCGGCGGGTCGAGCGGGTGCTGCGCAACCTCGTCGGCAACGCCGTCGAGCACGGTGAGGGCCGCCCCGTCGTGGTGACCCTCGGTGCCTCGGAGGGGGCGGTCGCCATCACGGTTCGCGACCTCGGCGTCGGCTTGAAGCCGGGCGAGGAGAAGCTGGTCTTCAACCGGTTCTGGCGGGCCGACCCGTCCCGGGCCCGGCAGACCGGCGGCACCGGCCTCGGCCTCTCCATCGCGGCCGAGGACGCCAAGCTGCACGGCGGCTGGCTGGAGGCCTGGGGCAAGCCCGGCGAGGGCGCCCAGTTCCGGCTCACCCTTCCCGTCCGCGCTGGTGACCGGATCAGGGAAGCCCCGCTGCCGCTCGCGCCCCAGCCCGCCCTTCCCGCGCAGCGCGAGGAGTCGGAGCACGCCGAGCCCGAGGCGGTGACCGCGTGA
- the mtrA gene encoding MtrAB system response regulator MtrA, with protein sequence MRPRVLVVDDDPALAEMLGIVLRSEGFLPAFVADGERALAAFREARPDIVLLDLMLPGMSGIDVCRAIRAESGIPIVMLTAKSDTVDIVLGLESGADDYVVKPFKPKELVARVRARLRRGEDAAPELLTIGPPGNQITIDVPAHTVTRDSEEVKLTPLEFDLLVALARKPRQVFTREVLLEQVWGYRHAADTRLVNVHVQRLRAKIEPDPERPEIILTVRGVGYKAGTS encoded by the coding sequence ATGAGACCCCGGGTCCTGGTTGTCGATGATGATCCCGCGCTGGCAGAGATGCTCGGCATCGTGCTGCGCAGCGAGGGATTCCTGCCCGCCTTCGTGGCCGACGGTGAGCGCGCCCTCGCCGCGTTCCGCGAGGCCCGACCCGACATCGTGCTGCTCGACCTGATGCTGCCGGGGATGAGCGGCATCGACGTCTGCCGGGCGATCCGCGCGGAGTCCGGCATCCCGATCGTCATGCTCACCGCGAAGAGCGACACGGTCGACATCGTGCTGGGGCTCGAGTCGGGCGCCGACGACTATGTGGTCAAGCCGTTCAAGCCCAAGGAGCTGGTCGCCCGGGTCCGGGCCCGGCTGCGCCGAGGCGAGGACGCCGCCCCCGAGCTGCTCACGATCGGCCCGCCCGGCAACCAGATCACCATCGACGTGCCTGCGCACACGGTCACCCGTGACAGCGAGGAGGTGAAGCTCACGCCGCTGGAGTTCGACCTGCTCGTGGCGCTCGCCCGCAAACCGCGCCAGGTTTTCACCCGCGAGGTCCTGCTGGAGCAGGTCTGGGGTTATCGGCATGCGGCGGACACGCGACTGGTCAATGTCCACGTGCAGCGCCTCCGCGCCAAGATCGAGCCCGATCCGGAGCGTCCAGAGATCATCTTGACTGTTCGAGGGGTGGGTTACAAGGCCGGCACCAGCTAG
- a CDS encoding DUF4129 domain-containing protein → MTRWWTEFVGAFGEIFPLGWAAVILVALSVVIALLWYYYPRWVPRRRPFFLRGSFWRRFKPRRPRFRLPRPHLPRLRWPRLRLALLTRLFKRRNRKSAEKAKVTEKQMDDLLAAPEELPEVPIEVYESLADRLAREGRFAEAVRERLRAAVRDLVVHGVVENRPGWTVSELARAAAAARPTIDGPLRAAGAIFSTVWYAEEPATQSHDQEMRTVTAEVHEHLIGGAR, encoded by the coding sequence ATGACGCGCTGGTGGACCGAGTTCGTCGGCGCCTTCGGTGAGATCTTCCCCCTCGGCTGGGCCGCCGTCATCCTCGTCGCCCTGTCTGTCGTGATCGCCCTGCTCTGGTACTACTACCCCCGCTGGGTGCCGCGCCGCCGCCCGTTCTTCCTGCGCGGCTCGTTCTGGCGGCGCTTCAAACCCCGTCGCCCGCGCTTCCGCCTGCCGCGGCCGCACCTGCCGCGGCTGCGCTGGCCCCGGCTGCGGCTGGCGCTGCTCACCCGCCTGTTCAAGCGGCGCAACCGCAAGTCGGCCGAGAAGGCCAAGGTCACCGAGAAGCAGATGGACGACCTGCTCGCGGCTCCGGAGGAGCTGCCGGAGGTGCCCATCGAGGTCTACGAGTCGCTCGCCGACCGGCTCGCCCGCGAGGGCCGCTTCGCCGAAGCCGTCCGGGAGCGGCTCCGCGCCGCCGTGCGCGACCTCGTCGTCCACGGCGTGGTCGAGAACCGCCCCGGCTGGACGGTGAGCGAGCTGGCCCGGGCCGCTGCGGCCGCGCGCCCCACGATCGACGGCCCGCTGCGGGCCGCGGGTGCCATCTTCAGCACCGTCTGGTACGCCGAAGAGCCCGCCACGCAGAGCCACGACCAGGAGATGCGCACCGTGACCGCCGAGGTACACGAGCACCTGATCGGCGGTGCGCGGTGA
- a CDS encoding DUF4350 domain-containing protein translates to MLPITAALVAIAVTGAFHAIEEPSRTDPAYLSPSADDPTGADTLASRLRARGVTISRETRTSDALLKATRGDATLVITTPGLMHWRYLGMLRLLPSSTRVVLVEPSELDLRNGRVPMELTGVAWSTVATAPGGGGCPIAGTADAGPAAVTRSRYTGPDVVTCYDQGLVQAFSGNTEVIAVGSADIFRNDRIAEHDNATLAVGLLATKSTVIWLDLHEAEPGPLVDENAPSNGPVVPPSLRPGDDEPEDDRGDGQGGKPTPQSGPSREASGGGGEEPPNIWDVFPPALWAILVGLLLMLLLLALWRARRLGRPVHEPLPVSVRGSETLLGRARLYQRAKATATSLETLRQVLRPRITEALGLPPLTDTDTLADAVVARIGGDRELTAAALGDDRPSTEREMLKLARLLSSISDAVRGADSSADDQSNDDQGDDR, encoded by the coding sequence GTGCTCCCGATCACGGCGGCGCTGGTCGCGATCGCGGTCACGGGCGCCTTCCACGCGATCGAGGAGCCCAGCCGGACCGATCCGGCATACCTCTCGCCGAGCGCGGACGATCCGACCGGCGCCGACACCCTGGCGAGCAGGCTGCGCGCCCGGGGCGTGACGATCAGCCGCGAGACGCGAACCTCGGACGCCCTGCTCAAGGCCACCCGGGGCGACGCCACGCTGGTGATCACCACGCCGGGGCTGATGCACTGGCGCTACCTCGGGATGCTCCGCCTGCTGCCGAGCTCGACGAGGGTGGTCCTGGTCGAGCCGAGCGAGCTGGACCTGCGCAACGGTCGCGTACCGATGGAGCTCACCGGTGTCGCCTGGTCGACCGTCGCGACCGCACCGGGCGGCGGCGGCTGCCCCATCGCGGGCACCGCCGACGCCGGTCCGGCCGCCGTGACGCGCTCCCGCTACACCGGCCCGGACGTGGTCACCTGCTATGACCAGGGCCTGGTCCAGGCATTCTCCGGCAACACCGAGGTGATCGCGGTCGGCAGCGCCGACATCTTCCGCAACGACCGGATCGCCGAGCACGACAACGCGACGCTCGCGGTCGGCCTGCTCGCGACGAAGTCGACCGTGATCTGGCTCGACCTGCACGAGGCCGAACCCGGCCCGCTCGTCGACGAGAACGCGCCCAGCAACGGCCCGGTCGTGCCGCCGTCCCTGCGTCCGGGCGACGACGAGCCCGAGGACGATCGCGGCGACGGGCAGGGCGGAAAGCCCACGCCGCAGTCCGGACCGTCGAGGGAGGCGTCCGGGGGCGGTGGCGAGGAGCCGCCGAACATCTGGGACGTGTTCCCGCCGGCCCTCTGGGCGATCCTCGTCGGGCTCCTGCTGATGCTGCTGCTCCTGGCCCTGTGGCGGGCGCGGCGGCTCGGCCGGCCCGTGCACGAGCCGCTGCCGGTCTCCGTCCGCGGCTCGGAGACCCTGCTCGGCCGGGCCAGGCTCTATCAGCGGGCCAAGGCGACCGCGACGAGCCTGGAGACGCTCCGGCAGGTGCTGCGCCCCCGGATCACCGAAGCGCTCGGCCTGCCGCCCCTGACGGATACGGACACGCTCGCCGACGCCGTGGTGGCGCGGATCGGCGGCGACCGGGAGCTGACCGCGGCGGCGCTCGGCGACGACCGGCCCTCCACCGAGCGGGAGATGCTCAAGCTCGCCCGCCTCCTGAGCAGCATCAGCGACGCGGTCCGCGGCGCGGATTCCAGCGCTGACGATCAGAGCAACGACGACCAAGGAGACGACCGGTGA
- a CDS encoding MoxR family ATPase, which produces MTEVVSRDPAHVIEAEQARAALGRLRGEVGKAVVGQDGTIAGLVIALLCRGHVLLEGPPGVAKTLLVRAFSASLSLSMKRVQFTPDLMPGDVTGSLIYDPKSANFLFREGPVFTNLLLADEINRTPPKTQSALLEVMEERQVSVDGSARPLPDPFMVAATQNPIEHEGTYPLPEAQLDRFLLKLTVPLPTRDEELGVVRSHHNGFDPRDLAAAGLKPVADAADLAAARAAVGRVTVADGVMAYVVDLCRATRTMPSVELGASPRGATSLLNTAKAWAWLHGRDFVTPDDVKIMAGPTLRHRLRLRPEAELEGVTQDAVLDTVLATVPTPR; this is translated from the coding sequence GTGACCGAAGTGGTGTCGAGAGACCCGGCGCACGTGATCGAGGCCGAGCAGGCGCGCGCGGCGCTCGGCCGACTGCGCGGCGAGGTCGGCAAGGCCGTCGTCGGGCAGGACGGCACGATCGCCGGACTGGTGATCGCCCTGCTCTGCCGTGGCCACGTGCTGCTGGAGGGGCCGCCCGGTGTCGCGAAGACGCTGCTCGTCCGGGCCTTCTCGGCGTCGCTGTCGCTGAGCATGAAGCGGGTGCAGTTCACGCCCGACCTCATGCCCGGCGACGTGACGGGCTCGCTCATCTACGACCCGAAGAGCGCCAACTTCCTCTTCCGTGAAGGGCCGGTCTTCACCAACCTGCTCCTCGCCGACGAGATCAACCGGACGCCGCCGAAGACCCAGTCGGCGCTGCTGGAGGTCATGGAGGAGCGGCAGGTCTCGGTCGACGGCTCCGCCCGGCCGCTGCCGGACCCGTTCATGGTCGCCGCGACGCAGAACCCGATCGAGCACGAGGGCACCTATCCGCTGCCGGAGGCACAGCTCGACCGCTTCCTGCTGAAGCTGACGGTGCCGCTGCCCACCCGCGACGAGGAGCTCGGCGTCGTACGCAGCCACCACAACGGCTTCGACCCGCGCGATCTCGCCGCGGCCGGGCTGAAGCCGGTCGCCGACGCCGCCGACCTCGCCGCGGCGCGGGCCGCTGTCGGCCGGGTGACGGTCGCCGACGGGGTGATGGCATACGTCGTGGACCTGTGCCGGGCGACCCGGACCATGCCGAGCGTCGAGCTGGGCGCCTCGCCCCGTGGCGCGACGAGCCTGCTCAACACCGCCAAGGCGTGGGCCTGGCTGCACGGCAGGGACTTCGTGACCCCCGACGACGTCAAGATCATGGCGGGGCCGACCCTGCGGCACCGGCTGCGGCTGCGTCCGGAGGCGGAGCTGGAGGGCGTCACCCAGGACGCCGTGCTCGACACCGTTCTCGCGACCGTGCCGACCCCCCGGTGA
- a CDS encoding DUF58 domain-containing protein produces the protein MVTWRAAALLGVGVSTLWLWPDPWMGLAGVIIAVALLCLLDRWSTPNPTTMKLERSGDRICRLGEQATTELAVTNPHSTACRVEIRDAWVPSAQAMPLSHRLVIEGERTEKLVTTLRPTRRGDREAVRVTVRCYGFLGLTFRQAGQAKADRMTPPWKLRVLPRFESRRHLPEKLAKLRTLDGVTTIRGRGQGSEFDTLREYVVGDDVRSIDWRGTARRNDVVVRTWRPERSRRVVCVLDTGRTSAVRVGDEPRLDAAIDAALLLAAVAEHAGDQVDLIAADERVRAAVTRVAGRGLLPRLVNALAPLQPSLTETDFELVTSEILRRERKRSLVVLFTALEPGALGEGLLPVLPRLAAKHRVLIAAVHDPVLNGLADTPITDATSVYRKVAGLRARAERDRVVAALSRHGVRVLDAPASTFASEVTDAYLALKAAGQL, from the coding sequence ATGGTGACGTGGCGGGCCGCTGCCCTCCTCGGCGTCGGCGTCTCGACCCTGTGGCTCTGGCCCGACCCGTGGATGGGGCTGGCCGGAGTGATCATCGCGGTTGCCCTGCTCTGCCTGCTCGATCGCTGGAGCACCCCCAACCCGACCACCATGAAGCTGGAGCGCTCGGGTGACCGGATCTGCCGCCTCGGCGAGCAGGCGACCACCGAACTGGCAGTCACCAACCCGCACTCCACCGCGTGCCGGGTGGAGATCCGGGACGCCTGGGTGCCGTCGGCGCAGGCCATGCCCCTGTCGCACCGCCTGGTCATCGAGGGCGAGCGCACCGAGAAGCTCGTCACCACGCTGCGCCCGACCCGGCGCGGCGATCGCGAGGCGGTCCGGGTGACCGTGCGCTGCTACGGCTTCCTCGGGCTCACCTTCCGCCAGGCCGGGCAGGCGAAGGCGGACCGGATGACCCCGCCGTGGAAGCTGCGGGTCCTGCCCCGCTTCGAGTCCCGGCGGCACCTGCCCGAGAAGCTGGCGAAGCTGCGCACCCTCGACGGTGTCACGACGATCCGGGGACGCGGCCAGGGCTCCGAGTTCGACACCCTCCGCGAGTACGTGGTCGGCGACGATGTCCGCTCGATCGACTGGCGGGGGACGGCACGCCGCAACGACGTCGTGGTCCGCACCTGGCGCCCCGAACGCTCCCGGCGGGTCGTCTGCGTGCTCGACACGGGGCGTACGAGTGCCGTCCGGGTCGGCGACGAGCCACGGCTGGACGCCGCCATCGACGCCGCCCTGCTGCTCGCCGCCGTCGCCGAGCACGCCGGTGACCAGGTCGACCTGATCGCCGCCGATGAGCGGGTCCGGGCCGCCGTGACCCGGGTCGCCGGACGCGGCCTGCTGCCCCGGCTCGTCAACGCGCTCGCGCCGCTGCAGCCGTCGCTGACGGAGACCGACTTCGAGCTGGTCACGAGCGAGATCCTGCGGCGCGAGCGCAAACGCAGCCTGGTGGTGCTCTTCACCGCGCTGGAGCCCGGTGCGCTCGGCGAGGGCCTGCTGCCGGTGCTGCCCCGGCTCGCCGCCAAGCACCGCGTCCTCATCGCCGCCGTGCACGACCCGGTCCTCAACGGGCTCGCCGACACCCCGATCACCGATGCGACCTCGGTCTATCGCAAGGTGGCGGGGCTGCGGGCCAGGGCCGAGCGGGACCGGGTGGTGGCGGCGCTGAGCCGGCACGGTGTCCGCGTACTCGATGCTCCGGCGTCCACCTTCGCCTCCGAGGTCACCGACGCCTACCTGGCCCTCAAAGCCGCCGGCCAGCTCTAG
- a CDS encoding stage II sporulation protein M, translating to MDLDAFVAEHQGEWRRLEQLSRRRRLNAREVDELVVLYQRAATHLSAVRTRMPDPSLQARLTRLVLTARGAVTGSEGFSWRSVQRFFVRDFPLVVYQARAWWIGSAVVSLLLAAVMGTLVVADPDIAAAFFDEKQIDQIVHQDFEGYYSEFFAPNFAASLWTHNAWLAAQCFAGGVLLLPVLYLLFTNAMNLGVMGGLMIGHGRADAFFGLITPHGLLELTSLFIAAGLGLRIGFAWIAPGPELSRGRAVARAARTGMVGALGLFAAFFVSALLEAFLTPSPMPYLLKDSLGAIVWLAFLAYVWTLGRRAQRLGLTGDIEN from the coding sequence GTGGATCTGGATGCCTTCGTCGCGGAACACCAGGGCGAGTGGCGCCGTCTCGAGCAGCTCAGCCGCCGCCGCAGGCTCAACGCCCGCGAGGTGGACGAGCTGGTCGTTCTCTATCAGCGCGCGGCCACCCATCTCTCGGCGGTCCGGACCCGGATGCCCGACCCCTCGCTGCAGGCGCGGCTCACCCGGCTCGTGCTCACCGCCCGGGGCGCCGTCACCGGCAGCGAGGGCTTCTCGTGGCGGTCGGTGCAGCGCTTCTTCGTCCGAGACTTCCCGCTCGTCGTCTATCAGGCCCGAGCCTGGTGGATCGGCTCGGCGGTGGTCTCGCTCCTCCTCGCCGCGGTCATGGGCACCCTGGTGGTGGCCGATCCCGACATCGCCGCCGCGTTCTTCGACGAGAAGCAGATCGACCAGATCGTGCACCAGGATTTCGAGGGCTATTACAGCGAGTTCTTCGCGCCCAACTTCGCCGCGAGCCTCTGGACGCACAACGCCTGGCTCGCCGCGCAGTGCTTCGCGGGCGGGGTGCTGCTGCTGCCGGTGCTCTACCTGCTCTTCACCAACGCGATGAACCTCGGCGTGATGGGCGGGCTGATGATCGGCCACGGCCGGGCCGACGCGTTCTTCGGGCTGATCACGCCGCACGGGCTGCTGGAGCTGACGAGCCTGTTCATCGCCGCCGGCCTGGGGCTGCGGATCGGCTTCGCCTGGATCGCACCGGGTCCGGAGCTCAGCCGGGGCAGGGCGGTCGCCCGGGCGGCGCGGACGGGCATGGTCGGCGCGCTCGGCCTCTTCGCGGCGTTCTTCGTCTCGGCGCTGCTGGAGGCGTTCCTCACGCCGTCGCCGATGCCGTACCTGCTCAAGGACAGCCTCGGCGCGATCGTGTGGCTCGCCTTCCTCGCCTATGTCTGGACGCTGGGCCGCCGAGCGCAGCGCCTCGGCCTCACCGGCGACATCGAGAACTGA